The following proteins are co-located in the Hydrogenophaga sp. RAC07 genome:
- a CDS encoding UDP-N-acetylmuramoyl-L-alanyl-D-glutamate--2,6-diaminopimelate ligase, translating into MQTMDQARDVAAWLRTTVTGALHCDSRRLQPGDGFVAWPGAATDGRRYVNAALAAGAVAALVELDGVEAFGLEDARVLAVPGLKAQAGAIANEFHGRPSAALDVLAITGTNGKTSCAWWTAQLLSVCARSCAVVGTLGMGQPGSALVPTGLTTPDPVMLQQQLRAFVDEGLKACAIEASSIGLVEGRLNATQVRVAVFTNFTQDHLDFHGSMDAYWDAKAALFDWPGLAAAVINIDDARGARLADPLAGRALDLWTVGIESPARLNAVNVSFTHAGMAFDVVERDAQGAELDRHSLQVPLVGRYNVSNLLCVLASARALGVSLQQAVKACGALTPVPGRMEQAEAAAADQPLVLVDYAHTPDALDKALQALQPLVSQRGGALWVVVGCGGDRDAGKRPLMAAVAEREAAHVVLTSDNPRSEDPIHILGQMIVGLSQPGAALVEPDRAAAIAMAVARAQAADVVLIAGKGHEDYQDIHGVKTPFSDRVHARLALAARAAQGAPA; encoded by the coding sequence ATGCAGACGATGGACCAGGCCCGGGACGTGGCCGCGTGGTTGCGCACCACCGTGACCGGTGCGCTGCACTGCGACAGCCGCCGCCTTCAGCCGGGCGATGGTTTTGTGGCCTGGCCGGGTGCCGCCACCGACGGTCGTCGCTATGTGAACGCCGCGCTGGCCGCGGGCGCCGTGGCCGCGCTGGTCGAACTGGATGGTGTGGAGGCCTTCGGTCTGGAAGACGCCCGCGTGCTCGCCGTGCCCGGCCTCAAGGCCCAGGCCGGCGCCATCGCCAATGAGTTTCATGGCCGACCGAGCGCTGCGCTCGATGTGCTCGCCATCACCGGCACCAACGGCAAAACGTCGTGTGCCTGGTGGACCGCACAACTGCTCTCGGTGTGCGCGCGTTCCTGTGCCGTGGTCGGCACCCTGGGCATGGGCCAACCGGGCTCGGCACTGGTGCCCACGGGGCTCACCACGCCCGACCCGGTGATGTTGCAGCAGCAACTGCGCGCATTTGTGGACGAAGGTCTGAAGGCCTGCGCCATCGAAGCCTCGTCCATCGGGCTGGTTGAAGGCCGTCTGAACGCCACGCAGGTGCGCGTGGCGGTGTTCACCAATTTCACGCAGGACCACCTCGATTTCCACGGCAGCATGGACGCCTACTGGGACGCCAAGGCCGCGTTGTTCGACTGGCCGGGTCTGGCCGCTGCGGTGATCAACATCGACGATGCGCGCGGCGCTCGACTGGCAGATCCGTTGGCCGGTCGCGCGCTGGACCTGTGGACCGTGGGCATCGAATCGCCCGCGCGCCTGAACGCCGTGAACGTCAGTTTCACCCACGCTGGCATGGCCTTCGACGTGGTCGAGCGGGATGCACAAGGCGCCGAGCTGGACCGCCACAGCCTGCAGGTGCCGCTGGTGGGCCGCTACAACGTGTCCAACCTGCTGTGTGTGCTCGCCTCGGCGCGCGCGCTGGGCGTGTCGCTGCAGCAGGCCGTCAAGGCCTGCGGCGCACTCACCCCGGTGCCCGGTCGCATGGAGCAGGCCGAAGCCGCGGCCGCCGATCAACCTCTGGTGCTGGTGGACTACGCCCACACGCCCGACGCGCTCGACAAGGCGTTGCAGGCTCTGCAGCCGCTGGTGTCCCAACGTGGTGGCGCCCTCTGGGTGGTGGTGGGCTGCGGCGGCGACCGCGATGCCGGCAAACGCCCGCTCATGGCGGCCGTGGCCGAGCGCGAAGCTGCGCACGTGGTGCTCACCAGCGACAACCCGCGCAGCGAGGACCCGATCCACATCCTGGGCCAGATGATCGTGGGCCTTTCACAGCCCGGCGCGGCGCTGGTCGAGCCCGACCGCGCTGCCGCGATTGCCATGGCGGTGGCGCGCGCGCAAGCCGCCGACGTGGTGCTCATCGCCGGCAAGGGCCATGAGGACTACCAGGACATCCATGGTGTGAAGACGCCGTTCTCCGATCGGGTTCACGCGCGGCTGGCGCTGGCGGCCCGCGCAGCGCAGGGAGCCCCCGCATGA
- a CDS encoding UDP-N-acetylmuramoyl-tripeptide--D-alanyl-D-alanine ligase, with the protein MKTIGQLLPQLSGARVVGHADVAINRVHTDTRSLQPGDLFVALKGERFDAHDFLPQAAAQGAVAAIAHSGLAEAGLPGVEVPDTRRALGELALLWRQQFHLPLIAVTGSNGKTTVTQMIASILRAAAGDAAHATQGNFNNDIGVPLTLLRLASAHKLSVVELGMNHPGEIAELAALTRPTVALVNNAQREHQEFMATVEAVALENGQVIQALADDGVAVFPSDDTYTPLWRGLAAGRRVMTFSDTDPAADVAAVKADWQDGAWTLCVTSPAGKGTVHLKIAGRHNVRNALAATACALAAGVKLDAVVRGLDAFAPVGGRSRALALRLDGRTITLIDDTYNANPDSVRAAIDVLAELPGPRLLVLGDMGEVGEQGLAFHEEVLRHARDRGIEAVHVAGDWMRQAAPIWPAVTHWNEVPAMAGAVCAAVSDDRPVFHSVLVKGSRFMRTERVVNALLALDPAHDNNKKDNAHAA; encoded by the coding sequence ATGAAGACGATCGGCCAGCTGCTCCCTCAGCTCAGCGGCGCCCGCGTGGTCGGTCATGCCGACGTGGCGATCAACCGCGTGCACACCGACACGCGCAGCCTGCAACCCGGCGACCTGTTCGTGGCCTTGAAGGGCGAACGTTTTGACGCGCACGACTTCCTGCCGCAAGCGGCCGCGCAGGGCGCAGTGGCCGCCATCGCCCACAGTGGCCTGGCCGAAGCGGGCCTGCCCGGTGTGGAAGTGCCCGACACGCGCCGCGCGCTGGGCGAACTCGCGCTCCTGTGGCGCCAGCAGTTCCATCTGCCGCTGATCGCCGTGACCGGCAGCAACGGCAAGACCACGGTCACGCAGATGATCGCGTCCATCCTGCGCGCTGCGGCGGGCGATGCGGCCCACGCCACGCAGGGCAACTTCAACAACGACATCGGTGTGCCGCTCACGCTGCTGCGTCTTGCCTCGGCACACAAGCTCTCGGTGGTTGAACTCGGCATGAACCACCCGGGTGAAATCGCCGAACTCGCCGCACTCACCCGGCCCACGGTGGCCCTCGTGAACAACGCGCAGCGCGAGCACCAGGAGTTCATGGCCACGGTGGAGGCGGTGGCGCTGGAAAACGGCCAGGTCATCCAGGCGCTGGCGGACGACGGTGTGGCCGTGTTCCCGTCGGACGACACGTACACACCGCTGTGGCGCGGTCTGGCCGCTGGCCGCCGCGTCATGACCTTCAGCGACACCGACCCGGCCGCCGATGTGGCGGCCGTCAAGGCCGACTGGCAGGACGGCGCCTGGACGCTGTGCGTTACCTCACCCGCCGGCAAAGGCACGGTGCATCTGAAGATCGCCGGCCGGCACAACGTGCGCAACGCGCTCGCGGCCACGGCTTGTGCGCTCGCCGCGGGTGTGAAGCTGGACGCCGTGGTGCGCGGGCTTGATGCATTTGCTCCGGTGGGTGGCCGTTCGCGTGCGCTGGCGCTGCGCCTGGATGGCCGCACGATCACGCTGATCGACGACACCTACAACGCCAACCCGGACTCGGTGCGCGCTGCCATCGACGTGCTGGCCGAGCTGCCGGGTCCGCGCCTGCTGGTGCTGGGCGACATGGGCGAGGTGGGCGAACAAGGCCTGGCCTTCCACGAAGAGGTGCTGCGCCACGCACGTGATCGTGGCATTGAAGCCGTGCACGTGGCCGGCGACTGGATGCGCCAGGCCGCGCCGATCTGGCCCGCCGTGACGCACTGGAACGAAGTGCCTGCCATGGCCGGTGCCGTGTGCGCGGCGGTGAGCGACGACCGCCCGGTGTTCCACAGCGTGCTGGTCAAGGGCTCGCGCTTCATGCGCACCGAGCGTGTGGTGAACGCCTTGCTGGCGCTGGACCCCGCACACGACAACAACAAGAAGGACAACGCCCATGCTGCCTAG
- the mraY gene encoding phospho-N-acetylmuramoyl-pentapeptide-transferase: MLPSLALWLQGLSPDFGFLRVFQYLTFRAVMAALTALLMGLAAGPYFIRRLAALKIGQPIREYAMQTHISKGGTPTMGGVLILFSIAVSTILWFDLTNRFVWIVLLVTLGFGAIGWVDDWRKVVNKDPEGMRSREKYLWQSLIGLVAAFYLVFSVSETSNLRVLQLFFAWVSSGFTLDLPPQAGLLVPFFKEISYPLGVFGFVVMTYLVIVGSSNAVNLTDGLDGLAIMPVVMVGSALGVFAYVTGNVVFAKYLLLPHIPGAGELLIFCAAMAGAGLAFLWFNTHPAQVFMGDVGALALGGALGTIAVIVRQEIVLAIMGGIFVVEALSVMLQVTWFKYTKRRFGTGRRLFQMAPLHHHFEKKGWKETQVVVRFWIITMLLCLVGLSTLKLR, from the coding sequence ATGCTGCCTAGCCTGGCCCTCTGGCTGCAAGGCCTGTCGCCCGATTTCGGTTTCCTGCGGGTGTTCCAGTACCTGACGTTTCGCGCCGTCATGGCCGCGCTCACCGCGCTGCTCATGGGCCTGGCCGCCGGTCCGTATTTCATCCGCCGCCTGGCCGCGCTGAAGATTGGACAACCCATTCGCGAATACGCGATGCAGACCCACATCAGCAAGGGCGGCACACCCACCATGGGTGGTGTGCTGATCCTGTTCTCCATCGCGGTTTCCACCATCCTCTGGTTCGACCTGACCAACCGCTTCGTGTGGATCGTGCTGCTGGTCACCTTGGGCTTTGGCGCCATCGGCTGGGTGGACGACTGGCGCAAGGTGGTGAACAAGGACCCCGAGGGCATGCGCTCGCGCGAGAAGTACCTGTGGCAATCGCTCATCGGTCTGGTGGCCGCGTTCTACCTGGTGTTCAGCGTGTCCGAGACCAGCAACCTGCGGGTGCTGCAGCTGTTCTTTGCCTGGGTGTCGTCGGGCTTCACGCTGGACCTGCCGCCCCAGGCCGGCCTGCTCGTGCCCTTCTTCAAGGAGATCAGCTACCCGCTGGGCGTGTTCGGCTTTGTGGTCATGACGTATCTGGTCATCGTCGGATCGAGCAATGCGGTCAACCTCACCGACGGACTCGACGGCCTGGCCATCATGCCGGTGGTGATGGTGGGTTCGGCCCTGGGCGTGTTCGCCTATGTCACCGGCAACGTGGTGTTCGCGAAATACCTGCTGCTGCCGCACATCCCGGGCGCGGGTGAGCTGCTGATCTTCTGCGCGGCCATGGCCGGCGCCGGCCTGGCCTTTCTGTGGTTCAACACCCACCCGGCCCAGGTGTTCATGGGCGACGTGGGCGCGCTCGCGCTCGGGGGCGCGCTGGGCACCATCGCCGTCATCGTGCGCCAGGAGATCGTGCTGGCCATCATGGGCGGCATCTTCGTGGTCGAGGCGCTGTCGGTGATGCTGCAGGTGACCTGGTTCAAGTACACCAAGCGCCGCTTCGGCACGGGCCGCCGCCTGTTCCAGATGGCGCCGCTGCACCACCACTTCGAGAAAAAGGGCTGGAAGGAGACGCAGGTCGTCGTGCGCTTCTGGATCATCACCATGCTGTTGTGCCTCGTGGGCCTGTCCACGCTGAAGCTGCGCTGA